One window from the genome of Acomys russatus chromosome 30, mAcoRus1.1, whole genome shotgun sequence encodes:
- the Htr1a gene encoding 5-hydroxytryptamine receptor 1A — MQAGMDMFNFGQGNNTTSSQEPLGTGGNDTGISDVTFSYQVITSLLLGTLIFCAVLGNACVVAAIALERSLQNVANYLIGSLAVTDLMVSVLVLPMAALYQVLNKWTLGQVTCDLFIALDVLCCTSSILHLCAIALDRYWAITDPIDYVNKRTPRRAAALISLTWLIGFLISIPPMLGWRTPEDRSDPDACTISKDHGYTIYSTFGAFYIPLLLMLVLYGRIFRAARFRIRKTVKKVEKKGAGGSVGTSSAPPSKKSLNGQPGSGDCRRGAENRAVGAPCANGAVRLGDDDATLEVIEVHRVGNSKEHLPLPRESGATSYAPACLERKNERNAEAKRKMALARERKTVKTLGIIMGTFILCWLPFFIVALVLPFCESSCHMPALLGAIINWLGYSNSLLNPVIYAYFNKDFQNAFKKIIKCKFCRR, encoded by the coding sequence ATGCAAGCAGGCATGGATATGTTCAATTTTGGCCAGGGCAACAACACAACATCGTCCCAGGAGCCCTTAGGGACAGGTGGCAACGATACTGGCATCTCCGACGTGACCTTCAGCTACCAAGTGATCACCTCTCTGCTGCTGGGCACGCTCATTTTCTGCGCGGTGCTGGGCAATGCCTGTGTGGTTGCTGCCATCGCCCTGGAGCGCTCCCTCCAGAATGTGGCCAACTATCTCATCGGCTCCTTGGCGGTCACCGACCTCATGGTGTCAGTGCTGGTGCTGCCCATGGCTGCTCTGTACCAGGTGCTCAACAAGTGGACCCTGGGCCAGGTCACCTGCGACCTGTTTATCGCCCTGGATGTGCTGTGCTGCACTTCTTCCATCCTGCACCTGTGCGCCATCGCACTAGACAGGTACTGGGCGATCACCGACCCTATAGACTACGTGAACAAGAGGACGCCCCGGCGCGCTGCTGCGCTGATCTCGCTCACTTGGCTCATTGGCTTTCTTATCTCCATCCCGCCCATGCTGGGCTGGCGCACCCCGGAAGACCGCTCCGACCCCGACGCGTGCACCATCAGCAAGGACCATGGCTACACCATCTACTCCACTTTCGGCGCTTTCTATATCCCGCTGCTGCTCATGCTAGTTCTCTACGGGCGCATCTTCAGAGCTGCGCGCTTCCGGATCCGCAAGACTGTCAAGAAGGTGGAAAAGAAAGGAGCAGGCGGCAGCGTCGGGACATCGTCGGCCCCACCCTCCAAGAAGAGCCTGAACGGACAGCCAGGTAGTGGGGACTGCAGGCGCGGTGCTGAGAACAGGGCGGTAGGGGCTCCCTGCGCTAACGGCGCAGTGAGGCTGGGTGACGACGACGCCACCCTGGAGGTAATCGAAGTGCACCGAGTGGGCAATTCCAAAGAGCACCTCCCTCTGCCCAGAGAGTCAGGGGCTACCTCCTATGCCCCCGCCTGCTTGGAGAGAAAAAATGAGCGCAATGCCGAGGCAAAGCGCAAGATGGCCCTGGCCCGTGAGAGGAAAACAGTGAAAACCCTGGGCATCATCATGGGCACCTTCATTCTCTGTTGGCTCCCCTTTTTTATTGTTGCCCTGGTCCTGCCTTTCTGTGAGAGCAGCTGCCACATGCCTGCGTTGTTGGGTGCCATAATTAACTGGCTGGGCTACTCCAACTCCCTTCTCAATCCCGTTATTTATGCTTATTTCAACAAGGACTTTCAAAACGCATTTAAGAAGATCATCAAGTGCAAATTCTGCCgccgatga